Within the Drosophila melanogaster chromosome 3R genome, the region CCTTAAAAAACTCTCGTCTGAGGTGTAAATGTTCTTTGTGAAGCTCAGCACCAAGTCAATGGTGAATAGCAAACTGAGGAGAAACAAAAGCCAGGTCAGAACTCTGTGGACCATCTTGTTTGTGTTCTAGTGCAATGCTAACTAATCGATCTTTGTTTAAACTTGGATCTCAGCCACGATACACAAAGAACGCCATATGTGTTTGCCTAAGAAATTGACAAATTCAGATTGGAAAGaatacacagagaaaaaataaatttaactaaattcttGTTGATTGTTGcacttattaaataattataaggaagtattttaaatttcatacttattaattaaaatatgtcTTCAACTTATAATGAAGgtatatgtattatatttaGATCCAATCTGAATTATTTTCTGTGTGTAAAGATCTTTGGGTAATGAAACGTTCTTGTGGAGGAAAACGGAGCCAGCCGAAGATGTCTCTTGATTGGCCAGATCACGCTGTCACTTGGATCTTAATGATGGAGCATGCGCTCCACTTTCTGAGGTGTTTTGTGGACCATTCTAATTGCTATTCACGCATCTGGCTCTGGTCGTTGATCCGCTCATTCACAGCTCGCCTTAATTAATCCCCAAATAGACAATGAAGTGGTCTGGATTTCGGGTGGCTCGTTGCATGATTCCCAGGTGGATCACATCGCCATGTATCGCTCAAAGCTGCAGAACGTCGGAGATCTCGGCCAGGTCAGCCTGCTGCTGATCACCCTGATACGACCCATTTATGGACTTCTGCTTTTTCCCACCTCAACGGTGCTCCAGCTGACCTCATCCATATCCATTCCCGCCGACCTCAACACCCGCACCAAAGTCTTCATGGACATGGGCTTCCAGATGAATTACAACCTGCCGCCCACGGTGTCCGCCTTCTACAATGCCACCATCTGGGCAGATGAGCTGTCCCGAAGGCAAAAGCGCCAGTTGGACCACAGCCTGGATGCTAATCTGCAGCAGTATGATCTGGAGGGCGGCATGCATCCCGCTGATTTTACAGCCGGTCAATTGTACAAGGGAATAGAAAACATGCTCGAGACCTATGGTTTCCATAGATCCTGTCTGCTCCGCAGTGTCTGCGAACTGGCCCTGCATCCTTTCGCTGAGGACCACTTCTATGGAATGGTCACCCAAGTTATAACCTTCCTGCTCACGTAAGTTTCAAACGTTGAAAGCTTGAATTTGTTAATTCattattctttttcttttttgtaaatataaatattctgAAGAAGATTTTGTTATAtccattatatatatttattcggaattttctgtttttaaTTGCAGACCATCTCAACACGAGGGATTCGCCGATGACGAGCAGCATTATCGTGATAAATACGAAAAAGCCGAGCAAATTGGATTTCTCGGTGGTCAGTGTCATCTATCATATCCGAGTTGTCAAGCAGATATCATAAACCTAGCCACCCGACTGGTCAGATGAAATAAATATCTTAGCCATAAAATTGTCGTCTATTTAATTGGTCTAGATTATTTCTTCACTGGCACACAGTTGCAGTTTACAATTAAGCTTCATTGAATTGAAAATGCTTTCCTAAATTATTATGCCTCTAGGCCAACTAGTTGTCCACAATCAGTTTAATGGATCAGGTAAACACTGCTAGCTTAACAGGCTGCTGATGCCACTGAGAAAGTCCACGGGGCAGTTGGAATACAGATGGCCACAATCCATTCCAAGGAATCCTTGTTGTTCGGCATGTTCGTAAACTTCCCGGTAAACGTTTTCCCCAGGTGCGAAAGCCTCATGCAAAGAGGGTCTGCAATTGAAAGTTATAAGAAAATCTATGACAAAATATGATTTTTACCTACGTCAGGGTAAAAGTCAGCAGGGCGGTGAGCATATTGTTTTCCACATCCTTGAAAGGATGTCGCGCCAATTCACAAACACTGCGCAGCAGGCAGGACTCATCGAAGCCATACTGGATGAGCATATTCTCCAGGCTCTCGTACAGCTCTCCGGCTGTAAAGTCACTCGGATGCATTGTGGACACACCTTCTGGCAGATACTTTGCGGTCTCATTCCACAATTGACGCTTTCTGCGCCGAGAAAACTCATCTGGCCAAATGGTGGCTGCGTAGAAGGAGGATGGTTCAGCCGGCAGGGCGTAGTTCATCTGGAGACCCCAATCCCAGAAGAGTTTGCGATCCGGAATGACCACAGGTACCGACAGCGATGACGTGATCTGGTAAACAGATGATGCGGGAAAGAGCAGAGGGAGCTCAGCCAGGATGGGTCTGAGAATGCTCCACAGCGACAGCAGAGCTCCCATGAAGTGGACGCCAGTGATATACATTCTAATCTGGTGACCATCACAGCGGGAATGACCATCGATTTCTTGACAACTCAACGCACTGCTTTAATTAGTGCCTGCTAATGAAACGCACAGACATTGCAATTTACATGTAGGCCCATTTCCAGATCTTTTATTAGTTCTAGTGAAATATAACTTGACTCATCAGCTGTAATATATCGTGTTTGCAGTGAGAATATAATCTCAAGCAATCCCGACCCAGGAATCCATCTTGCTCGGCCAGTTCGTAGGCCTTTCTGTATACGTCTTCGTCATCACGAAAACCTTCGTGTTGGGAGGGGCTAAAGAAATggattataaattaaattaacttaaacAATTGAGATCTTAAACTATTCATACCTCAAAACGAAGGTCACTATATCGCTTAGCAAGTGCTGATGGCTGTCATCGAAAGGGTGTTGTGCCAACTCGCAAACACTTCTTAGCAAGCACGTCTCATGGAATCCATATCCCGTTAAAGTATCCTCAAGGAAGGCATAGAGTTCTCCAGCCGAAAAATCCTTGGGATGCATACCATTGCCATTATCATGTCCATATTTCGTATAGAAATTCTCATCCGTCATTTCCAGTTGGGGAACTTCTCGCTTCGCTTTGTAGTTGGCAAATCCTGGCCAGATGGGTATGCTATAAAACTCAGTCAGGTTATAGGGATAGTTGTAGGAGATGGCGAAGCACCAATCGATCAGAATACGACGTTCTGGATAGAGTTCAGCAATGGGTGTGGACACTGAAAGTGTTAGCTACAagtaatttagttaatttcaTAGCCCAGATGTGACCAAACTTTACATACACCCAAATTAGAAGATGCTGGCCATAGCAGAGAACTCGATTGATGAATCAGAAAAATAACTAGGATACACGTAGTTAGCCAATTTGGTTTCATTTTGGGAACCATTCGTCTTGAGATTTGATGGGGAACTGATCGATCTACAAACAAGCGATTCCCAAAATTAATGGACAAATTGGGTCGGTGGGTTAATGGATACATGATCATCGTAAATATATCAAGACGTCAATCAGCTGTGAGTAAATATTTGGGCAATCGGTTGGCACTGCCAGAATAACTGGCCTCTTTGGGCAGCATCCATAATTTAGGCTTTTCAGTTGGCTAAGATGCTACGAGCCAAGATCTTTATCTTGTTGGTGCTGTATACCGCTTTTGGGCCAAGTTTGGTAGCATATCagggaaaatcaaataaaaaggaaCTTAAAGATGTAGTGCCCAGAGTTTTTTCGCGACGAAAAAGAGCTGTCTTGTTTCCGCCGGGATCGTTTGTAAAGTTCACTTGCTCCTTTGCTACTGGACTTCTAGCGGCCTATCCCAAAGGTATATCTTTCGTTTTGGAAGAGGCTGTCTACTTTCCAATACCCGGAGCTGTAGAGGATATTTATCCCAAGAAGTTTAGACCCAAGACCACGACTAAAAAACCGGAAAAGCTGCCCGAAACCATTGTCTATATACCCGGCACTGATTGGCGTTTTAAGGCTCAGACTTTGCCCAAACCCAAATGGAGACAACCACCACCGAAAACTCATCGCATCGATGATGATAGCTATGCTAATCCTTATAAGTGGCAAAATTGGAATCAGAAACTAAAATGGGACACTTACCAATGGAAGGAAGGGGACTCAAACAAGGCAAAGTGGTCGAAATGGACCACTCCTTCCCCAAAGTGGGAATCCAAATGGAATCAGAACAAGTACAGTGGAGCATGGCAATCGCAACATTACCACGGCCATCGCGATCGCAGATCACTGTTTGATCGGTTCACCAAGCTCAGTTCATTGTGCGTacttatagtttttttttttttaatttatctgATGATCTTGCAACTCTTTAAGGATTGGCATTGATGTCAAGTCTTGCATTTTGCGCAGCATCTGTGATAGCAAGAGATTACTGCTGCCACCTGGTTATTCCATGTTGCAGGACATGTTGCGAGTGGTTTTCACGTAAGTTTAAATCctctttatttaaaataaaatattttttttaatttttttttaaaagtcTGCCCCGTTTGGATGGGTTGGAAGATGAATATAGTCGCCTAATGGACAAAGATGCCGATGAATGTGCAGCGGAGTTAAAGTCTAAGTGTAatatgaatttattaatttggctgTTGAGTGGCAGACTTGAATAAAGTAAAACTTATTTATCAGTCACGTATTTTGACCAAGATTTCTCAAATTAAGTTCTTCAATTGTTGAATGTGCAATTAACACCTCAGTACACTCGATTACAATGGTAAACAGTACCTTGAAATTGGTACTTGGTTGTCTTCACTTTGAATATCTCAATCAGTAGTCTTCAGAAATGCGTGTCGATTTGTTGATCCTCTTTAGCTTCGAACTTATCCACTTGACTTTAGGCCAAGTGGATTCAAACCACACGGAGTTGAAGCATGTGCTTGATAGAGTCTTTTCCCGTCGAAAGCGTTTCGTGCTATTTCCTCCAGGATCAAATTTGAAGTTTACCGGGCAGCTGAGTAAAGGTCTAATCTCTGCTTATCCCAAGGGAGTGAATATGAATATAGAGCAGGCTTGTTATTATCCCGTTCCCTCGAAACGCGAAGATGTCTATCCAAAGCGTTATCGTCAGAGAACAACGACCACGGTGAAACCAAAGACAACTACGGAACCCACCTATGTTTGGATACCCGGAACAAACTGGAGGTTTAAGGCCACCCCTCTAAAGAAACCCATGCCAATGAAACTACACCAACGCATCGATGTGAGGCCACAAAAGCCATCCTACGTAGACCCTGCCAAGTGGACACATTGGTCCAAATATGGTAACCGTTACGAGAACTGGTCGCCAGCGAATCACAACTACGAGAAGTACAGTCAACCTGGCAGATGGAGCAAGTGGACCACGCAGTCGCCGAAGTGGTCAAAACGCTGGTATAGATCTGCGGATGGCGAGTATTATGATCCCGAGGTGGAACCCTATGAGGATGTGCGGTCTCAGCCGCTTTATGATCCGTACGATCCCGACATGACACCGCATGAAGTAGCTCACTATCGTGAATTGGAGCATCTCAAGGATATGCGGCATTACAACGGACATCGCGATCGCAGGCAGCTCTTTGAGCACTTTGATGGTTTCAGTAAGCTGTAAGGATGAGTCTAATGCTTAATCTATGGTAAATAACTTCTTTATAATACTTTAGTTTGGGCATCGATGCTAAAGCCTGTGTTTTGAGAGCCATCTGTGATAGCAAGCGCCTGCTTCTGCCTCGTGGATATTCGATGATTCAGGATATTGTGAGACTTGTGTTTACGTATGTTTAATGAGATTATGTAATATCAGCTAGActaatatttgcatattaacCACCTTAGACTACCAACCGCATCCGGTGTAGAGGATGACTATTCCCGGATAATGCAAATGGATGCGGACGACTGCGACCGTCAGTTTCGCGACTCGTGTAAGCTAAACTTACTGGCCTGGCTAATGGATGGAAAGTGGAACTGAATAAAGGCAACTTAAAGCTGGCTTGGGGATTGGGTGTTTATTGTATGAACTGGGCCTGCCACATGGACTGCTTGCACTCCGGATAGAGGACGGCACAGTCCGCCTTGGATGCGTGGGCCTTGTCGTAGTGGGAGTCGCGATAGGCAACCGGTTCGTTGTCCATGGCTTCCGGAAGGGTGAACACTGCACGCATTAGTTCGCCCACGAAGGTGCCGGGCTCATGCTCCGTCGATTTCTGGCCCGTTTCGCAGAGGGTTCGCAATACGCAGTGGTGGCCATGGTGACCTCGTCTGTGGAAGGAGAATGTCGTTTAGCACGCTAATTAGTGGATAAGTACTTCTCAACTAAAATCCCTGATGAGTCTACCTAAAACTTGTATCTGAACTTTAAGGTATCTCAATGAaatagaagaagaagaaagagTACATCTAGAAGGACCGATGCCTTACTTAGAGTCCTACTTACTTGTCCAGATACTTCTCGATTCGCTCGTACAAGGACTGTCTGCTTCTGCGATGGTGCTTGATCTGGAGTTGCTCCAGGCGGCTCATCTTGTCCTCATGCTCAGTGGCCACTCCACTGCGTCGCTGGCGTTTATGTGGATTGGCTGCATCCGGAATGCTGCGCTTGCCAAACACCGGATATATGCGATGATGTCGAGGAGCTGGCCTTCGAGTGGGTCGACTGGTGGTGGGTgcgctggtggtggtggtactGTCCTGTCGTCGCTGCGCCGCTGGCGGTGCTGCCTGTTGACTTTTGTAGCCGTAGTATCTATCTTTGAGTCTGCAAATGAAATagataattaattaaaatatgaacatGCATAAGGTAAAACTATAAAGGACTGAATACTAAAGCTAACCTTTTAGAAGGATGAAGATTAATAACCTCCTAAGTATGTACAATAGTTTTACCTTGAGTTTAAAGCCCAGTAGGGATAGCGTGAGTTCTGGGCGTGAGAGTAGGGTCTCGTCCACTTGGCGAATGGattgctggagctggagctgacCCCGGGCCGACTGTAGTAATAGTGATTGTCCTTCCGCCTGCCCCCCTTTGGACGTGAGGAGTAATAACTATCCGCATATCGATGCGACGGATGCATCGGAGGGCGGAAAACGGGCGAAAGGCTGTAGTAGGAGTTGCTGCCActcgaggaggaggaggaggaggaggagccgtAACTCGACAAATTGATGTAGTTGGGCTTGTAGTCCGCCGGCCTGCTCGTCGTGGTCGTCGTGGCATctgcatccacatccacatagGTTATGTTCGACACTGTGTCGTTGCGACTGATGTCTATTGTGCCGTCCTCCAACTTGGTCAGCAGATCGTCCAGCTCCTCGCTGGGCGGCTTGCTGGGCAGCTCCCAGGCCAGGGCCACCGTAATGCCCAGAATCAAGTAGTTCGTGTGGTCCACCACTCCCACAATCTCATCGTACACTAAACGGATGAAGAGGGAGGGGTAATTGAGGCATGTGATTTGCATTATGTGGCACAGTGGCATAGTTAGGGGTAATAATAGACAAGGTTTAAAGTCACaatctttgtaaatattttagatttataaagattgagatttatttttatactgCAATTGCGACACCCCCTATTCAATGTAAAATGCCCTTTAACTGCGTCACTGTCCCGTGACTGAGGACTTACCCATCTGAAAGGAGCTGCCTTCCGGAAATACCAAATAACGTCGTTTCCGGGACAACAGCtcctggctggctgactggttGTTCTGGTAGGATGCGGACGCAGACTCATTCAGCCTCATCTCGATGAGCTGCTCCAGGCTGCTGTCGTCCGCATTGTTTATGCTCAGTGATGGCTGGCTCCCGGTTGCCAACTGGATGGATTCCCCGGTCTTCAGTGCGTCGACCAAGTTGGCCACGATGAGAAGCGTCAGGATGGTCGGCCAGCAATTACCTATCGGGGAATTTCCCTTCTCGATGGCATTGGAGCAGCTCCCCATCTTTTTCCGTGTCGACATTTTTTCAACCTGCTGTCGAAGCGTTGTCCATGCGGCAACTGTTGGCCAAGTATCGCGATGCTGGCCCAAACCGACAAAGAGAGGCAGCAACAGAAGCgttcttggccaaaagttgGCTGTTAATTGTGAGTAGTGGTGGTGGCCAAGCAGCTTTCCCTCCAGAAAGTTTCCAGTTTGAGTTTGAGCTCCGCTCGTTAAATTTCTTTTGCCCTCCTCCTTTGTCTTTCATTAGTTTTCACACTTTTCGTCTTTTGTGCTTTGCCAAGTAGTTTGTCTTGCAGAGCTGCTTCCATTGCCATCGCCTTTTGCTCCGTGTGCTCATTGGTCTATTTAGAGGTTCAAATTACTTTTTCACGCTCCCAACTTTTGGTTTATTCGTTCCATCCCGAAAGTAGCACACTTCCATCTTATTCCGATAGTGCTGCAGAGTGGAAGTTGAAGTAATGTGATCACTAGCCTCCGTTTTTCCGGTGATAAACTCAAATGCTCGCCTTCGACTCGGGAGATGCTTTTAGCTGCAAGTGAAGAAACTTCCAAATGACTTTTGTGCAATCTTTTCTTTACAATATCCGACTAGCTTTCTGGGTGGGTTGTCAATACAAACTATAAGATATATTAAATAGCTCGTTAATCCCCAAAGTTATTCAAACACTGATTTCTACTGTAGTGCCcattaatttttgtacatATAATATTGATTAAAACTCAATAGCAGCATTCACATAATTCCCAGACTTTTATTGTGTTTTTATGTTCAATCCAACCAGAACGTGTGATTACAGTCACCGTAGATTTGCCGACAGTTGCCCTTCTGCCGATGTGCCTCCAGATAATTAGGGGAAATCATTAGCTCAAgttcctccagctcctccacGTCATCGCTGCTGGGCAATTGAAAGATGGCCGAGAGTATTTCCATTATAAAGCTTTGTGGCCTGACCGCATTCGTCCCTCGAAGGACATGCTGTTGCCTTTGGGAGGACTCGCAGAGTGCGCGGAGCACACAGGAGGTACCATTTAGTCGTCGCCTGGAGGATTACACGTTTATTACACCACTGAGCGAAATAATTTATAGTAGGCGTCTTAAACTCACGACTTGTACAGGCGTTCGATTTTGCCAAAGAGCAGCTGCCTCGAGCTGAGATGCTGCTGCAGGTGGAGTCGCTCGAAGTGGGCATCCTGATCAAGACTGCGTCGCCTCCTCCGCCGAGCGAAAACGGGATATATGTGATGTTTGGGTGGTGCTCGTAGCACTTCTCGGGGTCGCTGGGAGTAGGCATAGCTgcgaaatattatttttaaaataatattttaacttaaatatgtatattttttaggTTTACTTACTCCCACTTCGAGGGGCCCCATATGCGCTGTTTTTCTCGCCAGTTCTGCTGCACTCGCTGTCCATTTCGTGTCCACCAGTTGTCAGCGCCCGTCGTCTTCACCCTTTGCTGCCACTCAGCGGGCGACTGTCGCGCATGCCAATTAGCAGGAATCGCCGCCTGGCTCTGCTgtccatttgcatttgcatccgcattcgcatttgcatttgcatatggGTAAGCGGCCGGGATGCGCTGGATATTCGTGTAATACGAGTGGGAGTCATGCTCATTGGCCGCATATGCCGGTGGATTCGCCGGCGGTGCGTGCACTGCCTGCCAATTAGCCGTGTCTGCTCCTCGATTGTCCAGTTCCAGGTTCTGCGAGTGGGTTAGGGGCTGGGATGGAGGGTCAGGTTCTGGATCGGGTACGCTGCCGTTCCGGCGGACAGTGCCGATGGTGCCGTCGTTGATGCGCGTGAGCACGTTTTCAATCAGCTCGCTGGGCGGCTTACTGGGCAGCTCCCAGGCCACGGAGCAGGTGATGCCCAGGATGGCGTAGTTGGTGTAGTCTATGATGGGTATGATGATGTCGAACACCAGCTGAAAGGACGAGCCCTCGGGGAAGAGCAGGTAGCGTTTCTGGCGATGCAGTCGCAACATCGCATCCCTTCCAGATTCAAGTGGGCCagcgggagcaggagcaggtgTGATGACCACTGTGTGCGAGACATTCGAGTGACCATTACCACTTGGTGCACTATAATTTTGGATCAGGCAAAGAGGCAGCAGCAATATGAGCAGAGTGCCGACTCCAGCACATCCAATTACTTTGATTGTTTTCCCCATTTGTCCTTAATGGAAACCAGCAAAAGTCACTTGGTCAACACTTAGCAGCCAAAATGGAGTTCTAATGAAAGTATTTTTGATGGAGAGTTGTAAAGTATTAAGTAAGTATTAATCTCTGAAATATATTCACATTTTATAAGTGATATTTGTAAACTAATAGAATGGATTCTTATATTAATGtttgttaacatttttgaAACCTATCGAAGTATCTCTTAAACGAGCATCATGTAGCTCTATTTTAGGGCACCAATCAATTTTATGCCTATTTTTTTATTCTCAAGAGTGGCGTCCCAGTTTTGTTCACTAGTGTAATTGAGCAATCGAACATTCCGATTGCTGCGTGCCTGGGCACTCGAATCGAAAAAAGCGGCGacgaaatttgcataatttcacTTTAGCTGTGACGCTTCCATTTGCCGGCACTGCCAATCATGCGttaaattaatgcaattttcgACAATATTCGAAGCGCAAGAGATGTCCAATATCCAATGGCCGGCCAATGGTCGATTCTCGCTGGTCCAGTTTGAATCCGTTCCGATCGGGCTGCACAATTAAAACACTGCCATTTTCGAGGGGCCAAAACTCCGGTCGGAATTGAACGCGAATTTATGAAGCAGATAATTACCATTAGGGGCGAATTGGTTTCTCGATTGGGAGCGATTTTGGCCGGGCctaaactttttattttacgatATGTTGATGCCATTAGCTGTCCGAATCGAACTCGAACTGCTACTGAAACTGATGCCGCGCGCATTCCGTCCAACGATTTTGGTCCAGTTTGGTTTGGCCAAGTTTAATTGTACAATTAGCACCCAATTGAGTGTCGTTAACTCGATTCTGTGCCATGCCAAGTGCTCTTTAGAAGGTGCTAAATAGCCCCATCCATTTGCATTCCATCTCCCAATTGAAATTGCCTGCAGCTGAAATACTAATTCCTCGATTTTTCACTCTATTCATTTCGTACATTGTCAAATTGCCCGACAACAGATTGTTTAATTACTATATTTGGTTAGTGATTGCTGGTTTTTTTTCGCGCTAACAATGCCGCGCTAGCCACCGCAATAAATAATCTTTAAAGTGACAAGccagtcaaaaaaaaaaaaaaaaaacagtagcGCATAGttagtatttaaaatattttaatcacTACTGCTTTCGGATGGATTAAACGTTTAACGCATTCGGCGAAATACTCAGCTTGATTGAgtgctttttaattttcacaTTAACTgctctattttattttacctCTTGTTATCCAAACCCAATATTAATGTTATGGcaaggtttttaattaattcatgGGTAAAAACCTTAAATACACTATTATTTAATGCGaattgataaataaaaatcttaatGGTTTTATGATATAAACTGATAAACAACCAGGAACACCCATGAAGGAAGGGCAAAGAGCCATGAGCTTTCAACCAAAACCAGGTGCCAAGAGAGGATTCTTTCTGGGACAGAGTCTACACATCCGAAAGGCCATTGAATCCTAGCATACGTACAATGCCATTCCAGTCACGGAGAAGTGGATCTGGATGAAGGGCAGATGGTTTAAGGAGTCATTGCGTATCGAAGTAAGTGTTTCAGATAGTTGGAATGGCCACAGCTTCAGTTGCGGTTTCGATGCTCAGTATTCATTTTGTCCATTCGTTTTAGTAGAATGTAATAACTTAAATAGACCATTATCTTCAGGTTCAAATATTCATATGAATTGTGGTTTTTGTAACTTTTGTGGTTTTGGTAAGATCTCGCTTAAGATGCAATTTAATTGGACATTTTACAGTTCAATGATTCGTCAAACTTATTTCTTCAGTGTATAATGGCAGTTTTCTGTTAACTTTGCGAATTCCCCGTCTGTCAATTTCTTTGGCAAACTAAGAGCTGAGTTTCCCAATGCTGCCGCAAGTTGCACCGGCTGCAAAATTAGTTGACCATGCACTCCAGTGGCAAACAGTTCCAGCCGAATTCTTCCTCCGTCCTGCTGCTGTTCGTCCTAGCTGCGAGTGCTGCAGGAGATGGGAATGATAGAAATGCTAGCCCTGGGCTCAGTCTCAGTCGCACCAAACGCTTGGCCATTTTCAATGGTCAGGGCACAAACAAGGTTGACCATCGATCCAACTTTGGCATTCCGGCTCCTAATTGTTCTCCCCCAGATTGTCGCTGGCTTGGCGTTTCCCATCAAGCAGGCGGATACCGTGCAGTCGGTTTGGGGATTCGTCAACTACCAGGCGCAATACGTGCCATCGCCTGTCCCAATTTACTGGTGGAGTTTCTGGAACACCTCGACATTTCTGTCCACCGCCAGGGAGTGGAGGAAAGGCATCCGGAGCAGGGTTTTCCAGGACGAGACCCGAGTTTGGCTGTACGATGTTGTGGAGACGGGATTGGAGCGGTGTGTATTTGATGGCTCATCTGTCATCGCCTTTTACTGGTTTATTCGTGTTGCAGGCTCGGAGATCGGAATGCAGGTGCCTGCCTGCTCAAATGTATCTGTGAGATATCCCAACGCCCCTTTATGCACAACAGCATTTTTGGCGAGATACTGAATGCAGTGCTGGTGTAAGTCTAGTTTTCAGTACCTTTAAAATGCTTAAGCAAAATGTAGCACTTGTTATCTTTAACCATTTAACAGTCCATCCCTGGATAATGTGCCTGAAAAGTATCTGCATGCCCGGAATGCCGGAAAAGCTGGTGCCAATTGCCGGAAAACTTACAGTGACTGCAGCAAGGCGTTCTGGAATAAACTCATTCAAATGGCCAGGATAACTATCTAAGtagaataaaaaataattaggtTGAAAATCTCTTGAAGCAAGAAACCCACTTCtatgtatttaatattattttagagGCTTTTCGCTTCATAAACTAGTTCATTTAATGGTTTCTAGTGCacattatttattacattacattacattatgTTATTTTAAgaaacattattttaaattagtttctCGAAATTCATGCTGTGTGCTCCTTTGCATTTGTCTTTTCGATTTCGAGATGCTGGTATTTTTATtgtctctgttttttttttttttatttttgtggctGGTGCTCGTGTGAGATTTTTACTAATTTCCAACCAAGTTGAACTGTAAACAATGTCAGCAGAGaaaccaaatgaaaacaaatgcaGCTAGCAAAACACCGAGGGGCAAGGACGGGCGGGTGGCCGAGGTACAGGCGCTCCTCGCACTAACGAACAGCAGCAGTGTCGCAGCAGTGGCAAAAATTTTGCAGCATGCAAAACATTTGTCAAATGTAAATTAGCAAAGATGTGCGGAGGGTGGAAAGGTTCTGCTGCTTCTGCGGTTTTTTCCCCATGCCAGTGGCATCGCATGGTGGGAGGGGAGGAGGATGTGCGGATTAGGGGGCGGGACAGGATGTGGGCGGCTTAGGGGGCGGCGCTGAACGGGTGTTTGCCTGGTACAAATCGCATAAAATCACACTTAATGCCCGCAGGCAACATGCAGCATGTAAAAAGTGCAGCGAGGCGTGAATGTCGCTGGCACACAAACTTCTCCATGTGTGCgggcatacacacacacggaaCACACACGCggagaaaattaattaaaatattacatttCACTAAAGAATCATTGATGATGAGTGAGTGGTGAatcttttgaaatatttagtaGAGCATTATCTAATGCTTTTTAGCTCATTAACTGAGTATAATTGCCTTTTACCGATAAGTTTAGCCAATTAAACATACAATATATTGGCCatggtatttattattttttccagtgAACTCACGCACATTCACATGCTCAAGCGGCGGTGCAATGTTGCAGCTGAACGCAAATGCGGAAGCATTAACATGGTCACACCCCTTCCTGCTCCTCGGATGCGTCCTCCTGTTTGCGTCTATTGTTCGCAATTAT harbors:
- the CG13613 gene encoding uncharacterized protein; translation: MYRSKLQNVGDLGQVSLLLITLIRPIYGLLLFPTSTVLQLTSSISIPADLNTRTKVFMDMGFQMNYNLPPTVSAFYNATIWADELSRRQKRQLDHSLDANLQQYDLEGGMHPADFTAGQLYKGIENMLETYGFHRSCLLRSVCELALHPFAEDHFYGMVTQVITFLLTPSQHEGFADDEQHYRDKYEKAEQIGFLGGQCHLSYPSCQADIINLATRLVR
- the CG42811 gene encoding uncharacterized protein, coding for MYITGVHFMGALLSLWSILRPILAELPLLFPASSVYQITSSLSVPVVIPDRKLFWDWGLQMNYALPAEPSSFYAATIWPDEFSRRRKRQLWNETAKYLPEGVSTMHPSDFTAGELYESLENMLIQYGFDESCLLRSVCELARHPFKDVENNMLTALLTFTLTPSLHEAFAPGENVYREVYEHAEQQGFLGMDCGHLYSNCPVDFLSGISSLLS
- the CG42812 gene encoding uncharacterized protein — its product is MKPNWLTTCILVIFLIHQSSSLLWPASSNLGLTLSVSTPIAELYPERRILIDWCFAISYNYPYNLTEFYSIPIWPGFANYKAKREVPQLEMTDENFYTKYGHDNGNGMHPKDFSAGELYAFLEDTLTGYGFHETCLLRSVCELAQHPFDDSHQHLLSDIVTFVLSPSQHEGFRDDEDVYRKAYELAEQDGFLGRDCLRLYSHCKHDILQLMSQVIFH
- the CG33341 gene encoding uncharacterized protein, which codes for MLRAKIFILLVLYTAFGPSLVAYQGKSNKKELKDVVPRVFSRRKRAVLFPPGSFVKFTCSFATGLLAAYPKGISFVLEEAVYFPIPGAVEDIYPKKFRPKTTTKKPEKLPETIVYIPGTDWRFKAQTLPKPKWRQPPPKTHRIDDDSYANPYKWQNWNQKLKWDTYQWKEGDSNKAKWSKWTTPSPKWESKWNQNKYSGAWQSQHYHGHRDRRSLFDRFTKLSSLIGIDVKSCILRSICDSKRLLLPPGYSMLQDMLRVVFTLPRLDGLEDEYSRLMDKDADECAAELKSKCNMNLLIWLLSGRLE
- the CG13614 gene encoding uncharacterized protein, producing MRVDLLILFSFELIHLTLGQVDSNHTELKHVLDRVFSRRKRFVLFPPGSNLKFTGQLSKGLISAYPKGVNMNIEQACYYPVPSKREDVYPKRYRQRTTTTVKPKTTTEPTYVWIPGTNWRFKATPLKKPMPMKLHQRIDVRPQKPSYVDPAKWTHWSKYGNRYENWSPANHNYEKYSQPGRWSKWTTQSPKWSKRWYRSADGEYYDPEVEPYEDVRSQPLYDPYDPDMTPHEVAHYRELEHLKDMRHYNGHRDRRQLFEHFDGFSKLLGIDAKACVLRAICDSKRLLLPRGYSMIQDIVRLVFTLPTASGVEDDYSRIMQMDADDCDRQFRDSCKLNLLAWLMDGKWN
- the CG17782 gene encoding uncharacterized protein gives rise to the protein MSTRKKMGSCSNAIEKGNSPIGNCWPTILTLLIVANLVDALKTGESIQLATGSQPSLSINNADDSSLEQLIEMRLNESASASYQNNQSASQELLSRKRRYLVFPEGSSFQMVYDEIVGVVDHTNYLILGITVALAWELPSKPPSEELDDLLTKLEDGTIDISRNDTVSNITYVDVDADATTTTTSRPADYKPNYINLSSYGSSSSSSSSSGSNSYYSLSPVFRPPMHPSHRYADSYYSSRPKGGRRKDNHYYYSRPGVSSSSSNPFAKWTRPYSHAQNSRYPYWALNSRLKDRYYGYKSQQAAPPAAQRRQDSTTTTSAPTTSRPTRRPAPRHHRIYPVFGKRSIPDAANPHKRQRRSGVATEHEDKMSRLEQLQIKHHRRSRQSLYERIEKYLDKRGHHGHHCVLRTLCETGQKSTEHEPGTFVGELMRAVFTLPEAMDNEPVAYRDSHYDKAHASKADCAVLYPECKQSMWQAQFIQ